A single genomic interval of Pseudopipra pipra isolate bDixPip1 chromosome 29, bDixPip1.hap1, whole genome shotgun sequence harbors:
- the LOC135403898 gene encoding histone H3.v1-like, which yields MEEEEEEEEEEEKEEKDEEEEEEEEEEKEEEEEEEEEEEEEEEEEEEEEEEEEEEEEEEEEEEEEEEEEEEEEEEEEEEKEEEEENQ from the coding sequence atggaggaggaggaggaagaggaggaggaggaggagaaggaggagaaggatgaggaagaggaggaggaggaagaggaggagaaggaggaggaggaggaggaagaggaggaagaggaggaagaggaggaagaggaggaagaggaggaagaggaggaagaggaggaagaggaggaagaggaggaagaggaggaagaggaggaggaggaagaggaggaggaggaggaggaagaggaggaaaaggaagaagaggaggagaaccAG
- the CGN gene encoding cingulin has translation MEYSEFGAKAASPASVPGCSTAEPAAMERPAGMEKQSPVDYGVQIRFINDLQEPRRPPKPRGKPGSYGVAVRVQGIAGQPFVVLNSGDKGGDSFGVQIKSDGSYPTPPWPSGSVSSDSDLPENPYAGRQRRHGSYSTSDEEAPGGSRRDPQPAAGEELRRTQSHGDLLSAAAEEPPARGIPGIQRQQQQQQRRAPNGGKSGSASSIAPGHKPPGAAGEEPSSEPEVAGGDVDTKPLSSVDSLISKFDGKGQQQQRGRAARRGRIPSAERKRSQSLDGRVSHRDLSHRDGPDGRGTRPQPSGPAGSRSPPRGSGGMDGAGVKVQRGIRATEEQSKARAELQLKSTPDLLRDQREVAQPGGSEHPKELIYSILKEGSSESEISLKRKTSRLLEKMQELVVPPKDGACSQPQHRELARKVEELQEKLDEETKLRQKLELPGGPSRLREAEAETQRLQGALEKKNLELQRSLQELKEVRSSKEQVESRLGDCEEQLLATRRELERLRQSPGASPDAESLYKELLEAREELEEALSSRQRQEEQLRLRERELTALKGALKEEVATHDKELERVRQQCQSDMEQLRRSMEGISQDKADLESERQKVGAVVRTLQRELEESAEETGHWRDMFQRNKDELRSTKQELLQAKLEREEFEEELRELRERFQAAREEADQARSSAADPGELEALRKELRELAEERQEREERLRERERELLALRGALRDQESGRDGELEQLRRDLQRLREERDGAAEAKASLESAREASEQARRALESSLREVQEQNDDLRREFLGLETKLKEYERLGENWEGSQARLKDKVAKLEAERRQAEESLGEATEREQELLLAKRSLETRLEEAERGLARLAQEQQDLSLSLQEEQRQKEQLKRSKNELEEQKRLLDRTTERLNRELEQMTAESQSSLSSLRAQLEEFKEKSRREITDSQKQAKDRGAEVEKMQLSLGRLQDEVSRLKQALQESQAEKENVLLDKEVLLQRLHNLEQEVDARKRSQDDRSRHLKTLEEKSKRLEVELDEERSTVELLTERVSRSRDQIEQLRAELLQERSSRQDLECDKVSLERQNKELKNRLASSEGQHRPSSTVSQLEARLEELQDQLQAEEREKNVLLSSNRKLERKVKELSIQIDDERQSVSNQKDQLSLRVKALKRQVDEAEEEIERLEGARKKAQRELEEQHELNEQLQNRVKALEKEAWRRAARSAADASLQDEQLSSDEEFDSAYGPSSIASLLNEPNLQTSSC, from the exons CACCGCCGAGCCCGCGGCGATGGAGCGGCCGGCGGGGATGGAGAAGCAGAGCCCGGTGGATTACGGCGTCCAGATCCGCTTCATCAACGACCTCCAGGAGCCCCGCAGACCCCCGAAGCCGCGGGGCAAGCCCGGCTCCTACGGCGTGGCCGTGCGGGTCCAGGGCATCGCCGGGCAGCCCTTCGTGGTCCTCAACAGCGGCGACAAGGGCGGCGACTCCTTCGGGGTGCAGATCAAGAGCGACGGGTCCTACCCGACCCCCCCCTGGCCCTCGGGCTCCGTCAGCTCCGACTCGGACCTGCCGGAGAACCCCTACGCGGGGCGGCAGCGCCGGCACGGCTCCTACAGCACCTCGGACGAGGAGGCTCCGGGGGGCTCCCGgcgggacccccagcccgcggCGGGCGAGGAGCTGCGGAGGACACAGAGCCACGGGGACCTGCTCAGCGCCGCCGCCGAGGAGCCCCCGGCCCGCGGCATTCCCGGCAtccagcggcagcagcagcagcagcagcgccggGCCCCGAACGGGGGGAAGAGCGGCAGCGCCTCGAGCATCGCCCCGGGGCACAaacccccgggggccgcgggcgAGGAGCCGTCCTCGGAGCCGGAGGTGGCCGGGGGGGACGTGGACACCAAGCCGCTGTCCTCGGTGGATTCCCTGATCAGCAAATTCGACgggaaggggcagcagcagcagcggggaaGGGCGGCCAGGAGGGGCCGCATCCCCTCGGCCGAGAGGAAGCGCTCGCAGAGCCTGGACGGCCGCGTGTCCCACCGGGATTTGTCCCACCGGGATGGCCCGGACGGCCGCGGGACTCGCCCCCAGCCCTCGGGACCCGCCGGCAGCCGCAGCCCCCCGCGGGGATCCGGGGGGATGGACGGGGCAGGGGTGAAGGTCCAGCGGGGAATTCGGGCCACggaggagcagagcaaagcccgggcagagctgcag CTCAAATCCACCCCGGACCTGCTGCGGGATCAGCGGGAGGTGGCCCAGCCTGGTGGCAGTGAACACCCCAAGGAGCTCATCTACAGCATCCTGAAGGAGGG GAGCAGTGAGAGTGAGATCTCCCTGAAGAGGAAAACCTCCCGGCTGCTGGAGAAGATGCAGGAGCTGGTG GTGCCCCCCAAGGACGGGGCGTGTTCCCAaccccagcacagggaactGGCCAGGAaggtggaggagctgcaggagaagctCGATGAGGAGACCAAG CTCCGCCAGAagctggagctgccggggggcCCCTCCCGGCTCCGCGAGGCCGAAGCGGAGACCCAGCGGCTCCAGGGGGctctggagaagaaaaacctGGAGCTACAGAGGAGTCTGCAGGA GCTGAAGGAGGTGAGATCCTCCAAGGAGCAGGTGGAGAGCCGGCTGGGGGACTGcgaggagcagctcctggccaCGCGCCGGGAGCTCGAGCGGCTGCGCCAGAGCCCCGGAGCCTCCCCGGACGCCGAGTCCCTGTACAAG gagctgctggaggcccgggaggagctggaggaggccCTGAGCTcgaggcagaggcaggaggagcagctgcgGCTGCGGGAGCGGGAGCTGACGGCGCTCAAGGGGGCCCTCAAGGAGGAGGTGGCCACCCACGacaaggagctggagagggtcaggcagcagtgccagagcgacatggagcagctgaggaggaGCATGGAGGGCATCTCGCAG GACAAAGCCGACCTGGAGTCGGAGAGGCAGAAGGTGGGGGCGGTGGTGAGGACCCTGCAgcgggagctggaggagagcGCGGAGGAGACGGGGCACTGGCGGGACATGTTCCAGAGGAACAAGGACGAGCTCAGGAGCACCAAGCAGGA gctgctgcaggcgAAGCTGGAGCGGGAGGAGTTCGAGGAGGAGCTGCGGGAGCTCCGCGAGCGCTTCCAGGCCGCCCGGGAAGAGGCGGATCAGGCCCGGAGCAGCGCCGCCGATCCCGGCGAGCTGGAGGCCCTCAGGAAG GAGCTGCGGGAGCTGGCGGAGGAGCggcaggagcgggaggagcggctgcgggagcgggagcgggagctgCTGGCGCTGAGGGGGGCCCTGAGGGACCAGGAATCCGGCCGGGAtggggagctggagcagctccgCAGGGACCTGCAGCGGCTCCGGGAGGAGCGGGACGGGGCGGCCGAG GCCAAGGCCTCCCTGGAGAGCGCCCGGGAGGCGTCGGAGCAGGCGAGGCGGGCGCTGGAGTCCAGCCTGAGGGAAGTGCAGGAGCAGAACGACGACCTGAGGAGGGAATTCCTGGGCCTGGAGACGAAGCTGAAGGAATACGAGCGCCTGGGGGAGAACTGGGAGGGCTCCCAGGCCCGGCTCAAGGACAAGGTCGCCAAACTGGAG GCCGAGCGCAGGCAGGCGGAGGAGTCGCTGGGAGAGGCCACGGagcgggagcaggagctgctgttggcCAAGAGGTCCCTGGAGACGCGGCTGGAAGAGGCCGAGCGGGGCCTGGCCCGGCtggcccaggagcagcaggacctgagcctgtccctgcaggaggagcagcggCAGAAGGAGCAGCTCAAGCGCTCCAAGAAcgagctggaggagcagaaaCGGCTCCTGGACCGAACCACCGAGAGGCTCAACAGAGAG ctggagcagatgACGGCGGAATCCCAGAGCTCCCTGAGCTCCCTGAGGGCGCAGCTGGAGGAATTCAAGGAGAAATCCCGGCGGGAGATCACGGATTCCCAGAAGCAGGCCAAGGACCGCGGGGCCGAGGTGGAGAAGATGCAGCTCAGCCTCGGGCGGCTGCAGGACGAG GTGTCCCGGCTGAAGCAGGCGCTGCAGGAGAGCCAGGCCGAGAAGGAGAACGTCCTGCTGGATAAGGAGGTGCTGCTCCAGCGCCTGCACAacctggagcaggaggtggaCGCCCGGAAGCGCTCCCAGGACGATCGATCCCGGCACCTCAAAACCCTGGAG GAGAAGTCCAAGCGGCTGGAAGTGGAGCTGGATGAGGAGAGGAGCACGGTGGAGCTGCTGACGGAGCGGGTCAGCCGGAGCAGGGACCAG ATCGAGCAGCTGCGGGCGGAGCTGCTCCAGGAACGCTCCAGCCGCCAGGACCTGGAATGTGACAAGGTGTCCCTGGAGCGGCAG AACAAGGAGCTGAAGAACCGCCTGGCCAGTTCCGAGGGGCAGCACCGGCCCAGCAGCACCGTGTCCCAGCTGGAAGCgcggctggaggagctgcaggaccaGCTGCAGGCCGAGGAGAG GGAGAAGAACGTCCTGCTCTCCTCCAACCGCAAGCTGGAGAGGAAGGTGAAGGAGCTCAGCATCCAGATCGACGACGAGCGGCAGAGCGTCAGCAACCAGAAGGACCAG CTGAGCCTGCGGGTGAAGGCCCTGAAGAGGCAGGTGGACGAGGCGGAGGAGGAGATCGAGCGCCTGGAGGGCGCGCGGAAGAAGGCGCAgcgggagctggaggagcagcacgAGCTCAACGAGCAGCTGCAGAACCGCGTCAAGGCGCTGGAGAAGGAGGCCTG GCGCAGAGCCGCGCGCTCGGCGGCCGACGCGTCGCTGCAGGACGAGCAGCTGAGCTCGGACGAGGAGTTCGACAGCGCCTACGGCCCGTCCTCCATCGCCTCCCTGCTCAACGAGCCCAACCTCCAGaccagctcctgctga